Proteins encoded within one genomic window of Acidimicrobiales bacterium:
- a CDS encoding tetratricopeptide repeat protein produces MEVPRQRRPPKVPEVVGEELQTTAGARKAPHLARRLGDATKAYERDRYEDARRILKQLAADVPASPAVRELYGLTLYRQSRWRDALRELGAFHDLTGSYDQFPTMADASRALGRHDDVAELWEELRVASPSAELVTEGRIVAAGSRADQGDLSGAIRMLEGAARKVTRPRDHHLRLWYALADLYERAGEVPAARELFRRVLRHDRTFFDTAERLTALG; encoded by the coding sequence GTGGAGGTTCCCAGGCAACGGCGGCCGCCGAAGGTCCCCGAGGTGGTGGGCGAGGAGCTGCAGACCACCGCCGGCGCCAGGAAGGCACCGCACCTGGCCCGGCGCCTGGGCGACGCCACGAAGGCCTACGAGCGGGACCGGTACGAGGACGCCCGGCGGATCCTCAAGCAGCTGGCCGCCGACGTGCCGGCGTCGCCGGCGGTGCGGGAGCTGTACGGGCTGACCCTGTACCGCCAGAGTCGGTGGCGGGACGCCCTGCGGGAGCTCGGCGCCTTCCACGACCTGACCGGGTCGTACGACCAGTTCCCGACGATGGCCGACGCCAGCCGGGCCCTGGGCCGCCACGACGACGTGGCCGAGCTGTGGGAGGAGCTGCGGGTGGCGTCACCGTCGGCGGAGCTGGTGACCGAGGGCCGGATCGTGGCGGCGGGATCCCGCGCCGACCAGGGGGACCTGAGCGGCGCCATCCGGATGCTCGAGGGCGCGGCGCGCAAGGTGACCCGGCCCCGGGACCACCACCTCCGCCTGTGGTACGCCCTGGCCGACCTGTACGAACGGGCCGGCGAGGTCCCGGCCGCCCGGGAGCTGTTCCGGCGGGTCCTCCGCCACGACCGCACCTTCTTCGACACGGCAGAGCGCCTCACCGCGCTGGGCTGA